The genomic window ACAAGATCACAGAGAAGATACAACGATCTATCGAGTTGTGGTCAACCACGAAGAACAATATTCTATTTGGCCAGAGTATCGAGACATTCCTCCAGGTTGGCGAGATACAGGAAAAAGTGGACAAAAACAAGAGTGTCTTGACTATATCAAAGAAGTTTGGACAGATATGCGTCCTCTCAGTTTACGCAAAAAAATGGAAGAATCTGCTCATGGTTAGCTTGCCTAAAATCGAGCAGCTAATCGATCAATTGACCACTTTATGACCCAACCTTATCCTAACTATTTACTTGAGTTGCTAGTTCCTTGGGACTTACCCATCGAACAGCAACTTGATGAGTTTGATAAGGAACAATTAACCAAAATACTTGATCAATTTTTACAAGCTTTAGAACAACCATCCCCAGAAAAAGAACGCATTATTATTGAGCAAATATTAGTCTCCCTTGAAACAATAGAAGTGTTTCCTGTTGAGATTCCCTCAACAAAATCTTATCTTGAAAATTGGGAGGTTGCTGATTACGATAAATATTTTGATGTTATGCGTGTACAAAGTGCTAAACCTGCATTTTCCCTATTAAAAGGAGTTGTGATCGCTTACCACGCCTTTTTATCACTTCATTATCAAAATAAACAATTAAACTCAACACAAATAGTATTGCAAAAGCAAGGATTTATTAGTTATGCTTGTTTACTGATTAGAGTGTGTGATTTACCCTTATAAAAACCGATGATTTTTTTGAATAAGTATTAACAAAAAACCAGAATAAGTGGCTAAACAAAATTACTTACACATCAACACTAGCGAATTAATTTTGCACAACTACTGAATATGAATAAACTTAACTCTGTACAAACTTGGAAAGGCTTTCACTGGGCTTTTTTTATCAATATCCAGGGACTCATTATCTGTCTACAACGCTTTGAAAAATATGTAATGACTGAGGATATTCCCAAAGCAAAAATTGAACTAGAAACAGCAACACAGCTAATTTTAGCCTCTGGTGCAGCCATGCAACTCGCAGGAAGTTTTAACCGACAAGAATATGAAAATAAAGTGCGTCAAACCATGACTCCGCCTTCTGTACAGTCAGAAAATTTTAGCGGTTTGATGTCTTGGGAACACGCTTCTTTAATACAGCTTTGGAAAAAACTTCGACCTGTTTTTGAAACTTTACCACCGTCTTTAAAACCACATCATGAAAAGTTTGTTGCTGCTTATTTTAGTCTGATTAATTCCCATAAAAAAGTTTGTAAAAAATTTGGTGGTGGCGAATCAGGAAGTTTACGGTTTGGTAATACAAAAGCCGTTGATACCTTGGAAAAATTTGGTCATGGGCGAGCTAAACTGATTAAGTAATATGAAATCTCTTTGAATACTATACTTTATAGTAGGATAAGTAGGGGGAGCAGAGGAGGCAGAGGAAGCAGGGGAGAAGGGGTTTACAGTCATGATTTTAATGATGAGGAATTAAGCAGATTTTATATAACTCTTTTTAAGAATTGGTATCATTTCAATTTTTTGACCGACTGTTTGAGTTTACCCAAAAACTGATCCAGTTGCTTTTGATCGAGGTTGGCTGAAGCAAAGTCTGAAGGGGTATAACCGCCAGTCTTGGAAGACTGACAATGGACAATAAACGCTTCTAGGGTACTCAGAACTTTCTTCCCTAGGCCTTCTATGGTTTCACGACGATGGATCTGCTGACTATAGGTCAAGGTTAATTGTAACTGTTTTTGAGCGATCGCCCCTGTTATTTCCAGTAAGTAACGACGACTTCCTTGAGGAGAACGAACCCACCCTGTTGACTCCTCCGCTAGTCCTGAGATAAATTCTTGAGTGGTGATCCGATCAACTTCACCCAGATAGTTAAAATTGATGGAAGATGACCTTTTATTGAGGATTTTTCGCCCCAAATAACGCAGAATACCGTAATTAATTCCCTGTTTAGCGACCTGACGATACTGTTCTTTTACAGACTTGATCACGTCTCCCAAAGACCCCATAGACTTTAATTCTAATCGTACAGGAAAAATGACAGTAAACCAGCCGACGGTACGGGAGAGATTAACCGTTTCAAAGATATCTTCCCGTCCATGACCCTCTACATCAATGATCAGCGATCGCTCACCAGTCCATTGAGAAATACTTTGATACAATGCAGCAAGTAACACCTCATTGAGTTGGGCATGATAAGCTGAAGCCACTTCTTCTTGTAAAGCATTGGTTTGTTCGATACTGAGGGTAAGGGAAATGCGATCGCTTGACCCTACAGTATTATGATTCAAGCTTGTATAGTCTGTCGGTAGAGAAACCCCCTCAGACATTGACCAGACATCACTATCTAACCCCTCAGACTGACTATAATTAAGTAGCTGGTTGGCCCAGGTTTGATAAGCAGTGGTTTTCGGTGGCAGTTTAACCAGTTCTCCGTGTAATAATTGCTGATAAACAGTGACAAAATCTTCTAATAAAATGCGCCAGGACACGCTATCTACTACCAGGTGATGAATAACGAATAAAAGACGACTTTTTTGCCCTTTTCCTAAGTCAAACCAAGCACCTCGAACCAGTAGCCCTTCCGATAAGTTCAAGGTAGTTTGTAACCTAGCACAGATGGATTCTATGGCTAAACTTTGAGCTTTTTTGCTTAAATTTTCGAGATTAATGGTTGAAAAAGGAATATTATTATCAGTATTCCCATAAAACTGTTTCCATGCTTCCCCCTGCTGCGTAAATCGAAGTCTGAGAGCATCATGATGGATTAATAAGTGATGTAATGCCTGTTCTAAATAGTAGGGATTAAGATCAGGGAGAGCCTCTAACAATAAGGTTTGATTATAGTGGTGAGGGTCAGGTAACTGCTGCTCAAAAAACCAATGTTGAATAGGGGTCAAAGGCACCGAACCTGTTACCATGCCTTGCTCTGCTGAGGTTGTGGCTAAAACATTGGCAACGGAGGCTAATTCGGCGATGGTTTGACACTGAAATAACTGCCTTGGGGTTAATTGTAACCCCGCTTGATTCGCCCTAGCAATGATTTGCAGACCTAAAATAGAGTCTCCCCCCAATTCAAAAAAGTTATCATAAACACCAACCTCCATCTTGCCTAAAACATCCCGCCAAATCTCGGTTAGCGTCGCTTCTTGGGGGGTACGAGGTTCTATTA from Crocosphaera subtropica ATCC 51142 includes these protein-coding regions:
- a CDS encoding MbtH family protein, which translates into the protein MQQDHREDTTIYRVVVNHEEQYSIWPEYRDIPPGWRDTGKSGQKQECLDYIKEVWTDMRPLSLRKKMEESAHG